The genomic DNA TGTTCTTTGCCGTAATAATAGCAGGCTTTATAAAAATTCTTTATAGAAACGCTTTGGAAATGATTGCAGAAATTAAAAGATAAAAAAGACAGGAGAGAGGTCGCCTGTGGGTTGACCGTTAAAAATGGCTCTTATTATTACAGAAAGTGAAAAGGAAGAATATATCCTTATTCCAAAAACAATTGAAAAATATTTGAATACTGCAAAGCATGAGGATTTAAAGGTTATCCTATGGCTTTATGCAAATCAAGGCAAAACCTTTGATACTCAGCAGCTGGCGGAACTTTTAGCTATTGACGAGGATACTTTGGAGAGGTCTGTAAGCTTCTGGATATCCAAAAAGCTGTTGTCCCGCAGAGGTGAAAGACTTATTATAGGCGCATCTCCTCAAAAAACACAGTCATCACCCCATTATACAGGGGAAGCGGTAAACCTTAAGCTTAAGGAAAACTACAAGCTTTTGGAGCTTATAGAAAAAATCTCTGAAAACTTATATACAAAGGTTATGTCGCCCTCTGAGGTGGCTTTGGCTGTATCCTTAAACGATTGGCTCGGCCTTGACCCTGATGTTATATATATGATTTTTGAGTATTGCTTTGAAATCGGAAAAACAAGTCTCAGATATATCGAAAAAACTGCCATATCCTTTTCGGATAAGGGCTTGACGGAAAAGGATATTTTAGAAGCTTATCTTAACGAGCAAAGATACAAGAAAACTCTCGAGTCAAAAATCGTTTCAGCCTTGGGAATCGGCGGCAGAGCGTTGACAGACAGCGAGAAAAAAGCTATGGACAGCTGGGTCGAATGGGGCTTTGATGTGGACATTGTAAAATATGCCTACGAGCTGACAATAGAGAAAACAGGAAAATATTCCATAAGCTATATGTCCTCTATTTTGCGCTCCTGGAACGAAAAAGGCTATAAAACCGTGCAGGATGCAAAAAAAGAACAGCCGCCCGTTAAAAAGACAGCTGTTTCTAAACCTAAAAAAGAAAGAAATATTGATGTGGAGGAAAGCTTTAAAAACTCTTGGAAAATCTTGCACTCGGATAAGGATTAAAGAGTAAAGCCCCCGTCTGCAGTGATAATTTGTCCTGTTATAAAGCTGTCGCCCGAAAGAAAAACGGCAAGCCTTGCAATATCCTTGGGCGTTCCTATTTTTCCTAAAGGCGTGCTTTCAATAATATCGTCTATGTCGCTCTCGGTTAAAAAGGCATTTATATCGGTGTCTATAACGCCGGGAGCGATGCAGTTTACTGCAATTCCTGACGGGCCAAGCTCCTTTGCCAGAGCCTTGGTAAGTCCTATTACCGCCGCCTTTGATGCTGAGTAATGAACCTCGGTGGAGGCGCCTACAACACCCCACATAGAAGAGATGTTTATTATTTTACCGCTTTTGCGATTGAGCATTGAGGGTAAAACCGCCTGAATGGCGTTAAATACACCCTTGACGTTTATGTCAAACATTCTGTCCCAATCCTCATTTGTAATATCGGTGAAAAGCTTGGACTGAGCTATGCCTGCATTATTTATAAGAAGGTCTATGGCGCCTAATTTTTTCTCAGCTTCGGCAATAGCCGCACAAAGCTGCTCTTTGTTGCTCACATCTGCCTTGAAGCCTACAACACTGCAACCTTCTTTTTTTAAGCTGTCAATAAGCTCGTAAGCCTTACTGTCGCTGTT from Oscillospiraceae bacterium includes the following:
- a CDS encoding SDR family oxidoreductase, producing MGCFFMTVFITGASRGIGRCLVEEFARLGHSVGFCWLNSDSKAYELIDSLKKEGCSVVGFKADVSNKEQLCAAIAEAEKKLGAIDLLINNAGIAQSKLFTDITNEDWDRMFDINVKGVFNAIQAVLPSMLNRKSGKIINISSMWGVVGASTEVHYSASKAAVIGLTKALAKELGPSGIAVNCIAPGVIDTDINAFLTESDIDDIIESTPLGKIGTPKDIARLAVFLSGDSFITGQIITADGGFTL
- a CDS encoding DnaD domain protein, with the protein product MALIITESEKEEYILIPKTIEKYLNTAKHEDLKVILWLYANQGKTFDTQQLAELLAIDEDTLERSVSFWISKKLLSRRGERLIIGASPQKTQSSPHYTGEAVNLKLKENYKLLELIEKISENLYTKVMSPSEVALAVSLNDWLGLDPDVIYMIFEYCFEIGKTSLRYIEKTAISFSDKGLTEKDILEAYLNEQRYKKTLESKIVSALGIGGRALTDSEKKAMDSWVEWGFDVDIVKYAYELTIEKTGKYSISYMSSILRSWNEKGYKTVQDAKKEQPPVKKTAVSKPKKERNIDVEESFKNSWKILHSDKD